Below is a window of Mycobacterium dioxanotrophicus DNA.
CGTAGTTGCGGACCGCGGCGGCCGGCTCGATGCCGGTGAGCTCGCCTTCGCGGATCAGGTCTTCGATCGACTCGAACGCCAGATACGGGTTGACCGCGGCCGCGCCGAATCCGATGAGCATCGCGATGTGGTGCACCTCGCGGGCATCACCGCTTTCGACCACCAATGCCACCTTGGTGCGTTCCTTGGTGCGGACCAGATGATGGTGCACCGCCGAGACGGCGAGCAGCGACGGGATCGGCGCGCGGGTGTGATCCGAGTCGCGGTCGGAAATCACCAGGGTGCGGGCACCTTTGGCGATCGCCTCGCTGGCCCGCAGGCGCAAATCCTCGACAGCCTCGGTGAGGCCCTCGCCGCCGCGTTCGACGTCGTAGAGCGCACGCAACACGGTGGAGCGCAACCCGGGATGCTCGCCGTCGTCGTTGATGTGGACGATCTTGCTCAGTTCGTCGTTGTCGAGAACCGGCCAGCGCAGCACGATCTGGCGACAGGACGCGGCACCGGGCTCGAGCAGGTTCTCCTCCGGCCCCATCACCCGGGCCATGGAGGTGACCACCTCTTCGCGGATGGCGTCCAGCGGCGGGTTCGTCACCTGGGCGAACAGTTCGACGAAGTAGTCGTAGAGCAGCCGTGACCGCGACGAGAGCACCGCCGTCGGCGTATCCGTGCCCATCGATCCGAGGGGCTCGGCGCCCGACGCCGCCATCGGCGTGAGCAGGATCCGCAGTTCCTCCTCGGTGTACCCGAAGGCGATCTGCCGTCGCACGACGGACTCGTGGTTGGGCTGCAGGCGGGCCCGGTCGGGCAGGGTGGCCAGGTCGAGCAAGCCAGCGTGCAGCCACTCACCGTACGGTTCGGCCTGCGCCAGCTGCTCCTTGATCTCGTCGTCGGACACGATGCGGCCGGCTGCCGTGTCGACCAGAAGCATCTTGCCGGGCTGCAGCCTGCCCTTGGCGACGATCTCACCTGACGGCACGCCCAGCACGCCGCTCTCGCTGGCCAGGATGATGCGGTCGTCGACCGTGCGCCACCACCGTCCGGGGCGTAAACCGTTGCGGTCCAAGACCGCTCCGACCAACGTGCCATCGGTGAAGGTCACGCAGGCCGGGCCGTCCCACGGCTCCATGAGCGACGCGTGGAACTGCCAGAAGTCCCGCTCGGCCGAATCCATCGTGGTGGCGTTCTCCCACGCCTCGGGGATCATCATCAGCACTGCGTGGGGCAGGCTTCGGCCACCCAGGTGGAGCAGTTCCAGCACCTCGTCGAAGGAAGCCGAGTCGGAGGCGTCGGGCGTGCAGATCGGCGAAAGCCGGCTCAGATCGCCGGGAATGTGTGCGCTGGCCAGCATCGCTTCGCGGGCGTGCATGCGGTTGCGGTTGCCGCGAACGGTGTTGATCTCACCGTTGTGAGCGACGAAGCGGAACGGGTGCGCCAGCGGCCACGACGGGAACGTGTTGGTGGAGAACCGGCTGTGCACGATCGCGATGGCGCTTTGACAACGTTCATCACGTAGATCCGAAAAGTACTGCGGCAGCTGCAGTGTCGTGAGCATGCCCTTGTAGACGATGGTCCGGCTGGACAGCGACGGGAAGTAGACATCGCAGCGCTCCGCGCGTTTGCGCAGCGGGTAGACAAGCCGGTCCAGGTCGAGGCCGGCCGGCCGCACGCCTGCCACCTCCGGGGCGGCGATGAACAGCTGGGCCATGTAGGGCATACAGCCAAGGGCCGTCATGCCCACGCCGGCACCGTCGGGATCGACCGGTACCGCACGCCAGCCCAGAACCTCAAGGCCCTCTTCGGCGGCGATGGCTTCAATCTTCTCGCGGGTGCTCTGGCGAACCACGGGGTCCTGCGGCAGGAAGCAGATCCCGGCGGCGAAGGTGCTCGCGCCGTCAGCGGCGGGAGCCGGTAGAGCGAAGTCGACGACCTCACTGAGCAACTCGACCGGCAGCTGCAGGAGGATGCCCGCGCCGTCGCCACTGTTCGGTTCGGCGCCGGCCGCACCGCGGTGCTCGAGATTTTCGAGTGCTTCGAGTCCGTTGGCGACGATGCCATGGGACCGTCGTCCTTGAATGTCGGCGATCATCGCCACGCCGCACGAATCGGCCTCGTTTGCAGGGTCGTATAGGCCCTGCGCCTCTGGCAATGCCGAGTAAAGCACCTGAATCGCCTCCACAGTCCGGAACATCCTTGCTCCGGGACTGCACCGGCCCGAACTACGAGTGTATCAGTGCAGGTCGGCGGCTACATACCAATGAATGTCGGAGTCAGCGGGAAGCCGGGGAGATTTCGGACCACGGTCCAGATGACGGCGGCGACCAGGATGGTCGCGACGGCCGGTGCCGGGAAGACCGGCTTGCCCAACCGCCAGCGCACCAGAATCCAGGCGGCCAGCAGCGGAAGCCCGACCAGCGCGAACGCGTTGTCGACCACCGCTGCCCCCAGGTCTCCGTGCAGCACATCGTGGGTCATCCGCAATCCACCGCACGCCGGGCAGTTCCAGCCGGTCATCAGCTTGAACGGGCATGGCGGGAACAGGAATCCGGGACGGTGTGGATCGGCCACCGCGGTGTATGCCAGCGCTCCGGTCAGCATGACACCAGCGCCGAGCGCGCCGTAGCGCGTCGACGTGGTGCTCAGCCCCGAGTTAGGTGCCATCGCGCAGCGGACGCCCGTTCGTGTCCCGGACCTTGTCGGTGAAAATGAGGATCGCGTCGATGACACCCCAGATCCACGCGCCGATACCGCACGTCAGGATCCCGACCACCAGTTGAATGACGCCCATGGTGGTGTCGCCGATGTAGATGCGCCCGATACCCACGAGCCCGAAGAAGCCCAGCAACTGCAGCAGTCCGGCGGTGACCTTCGACTTGTCCGAAAACGGCTCGCCGGTCAGCGGATGGCGCCCGTACGGAGCCGACGGGTCGACGTACGCGGGGGGCGGGTAGTAGCCATTGGGTTGCCCGTAGCCCGGTGGTGGGTACCCCGGCGGCGGCCCGTAGCCGGGAGGGGGCGGTGGATAACCCGCGGGCGGCGGGAACGGCGGTACCGAGCCTTCGGCACCGGCGCCGTATTCCGGGCGATCGGTCATGTTCACAGCATGCCAGAACGCGACTCGTTCAAGCCGCTGTCATGCCACGTTCCGACGCGAAGTCAGCGCCGGCGGCGCCACCACCGACGACGCTGCGGCGCGGGGGCCGGTGCCGCCGGTGTGCTGGGCGTGGCCGCGGCATCCTTCGACGGCGCATCCTTCGCCGATTCGTCTTCTGCCGCATCGGATTCCACGTCTTCAGTCGCCGCGTCCGTGTCCTCGCTGTCGACCGCTTCGGTGGCAGCGCCACTCTCCGCGTCATCGGTGTCGGCAGTCTCAGGCTCTGCGGTTTCGTCAGCCTCTGTGGCGGCTTCGCCCTCAGCCTCGGCGGTGTCCGGTTCGTCAGACGGCTCGGTTTCGCGTTCGGACTCCGACGCTTCTGTTTCAGGCTTCGCCGGCTCGTCGCTCACCGCTTCTGCGGACGATTCGTCCTCAGTGGCGTCCGGCTCTGCAGACGGCTCGGCCTCGGGCTCCCCTGCTTCGGCGTCCTCGTCAGCTTCAGCCTCTGCGGCTGGTTCGGCCTCAACCTCTGCGGCTTCGGCGCCTGTTTCGCCTTCTGGCTCCGCTGTGTCGGCCTCGGACGTCTCGGGCTCGTCGGCTCCAGCGTCTGCGGATGCTTCGTCCTCAGTCGTGCTGGTTTCCGGCTCGGCGTCGGGCTCCGAGGTTTCGGGTTCCGGCTCGGCTTCTGCGGCAGGTTCGACGTCGGTGACGTCCTGCTCGGAGTCGGCTTCGGACTCAGCTGTCTCGCCCTCGGCGTCGGTCGGCTCGGGCTCGTCGGTCAGCGCCTCTGCGGATGCCTCGTCTTCAGTCGCGGTGGTTTCCGGCTCGGCGTCGGATTCCGAGGTTTCGGGTTCCGGCTCGGCTTGAGCGGCAGGTTCAGCTTCGGTGTCGTCCTGCTCGGAGTCGGCTTCGGACTCCGATACCTCGGACTCTGTCTCCTCCGCCTCCGCAACGGGCTCGCCATTGGACTCCGCCGCTTCGGCGTCGGGCTCCGCAGTTTCGGTCTCGTCCTGTTCAGAGTCGCCTTCGGGCTCCGGGGCGTCGGCGTCGGTCGGCTCGGCCTCGTCGGTTACGGCCTCTGCGGCTGCTTCGTCCTCGGCCTCGTTGCCGTCCGGTTCGGCAGACGGCTCAGCGTCGGACTCCGCGGCTTCGGGCTCGGCTTGAGCGGCAGTCTCAGTTTCGGTGTCGTCCTGCTCGGAGTCGGCTTCGGACTCCGATACCTCGGACTCTGGCTCCTCGAGCTCAGCTACCGGTTCGCTGTCGTCAGTCGACTCGGCGGCCGTGTCGACGGCTTCTTCATCGACCGGCTCAACCGCCGGTTCCGCTTCGGCGGATTCCTCGTCAGCCTCGTCGGTGTCGGAGCTCTCGTCCGCGCTCGCGGCGGCCTCTTCAGCCGGCGCTTCGTCGGTGTGCGGCGCTATGGCCTTCAACTCGACCGCGGCGGCGGCATCGGCACCTTCGTCCTCTGCCACGGCGTCCGGGTGCATGTCCTCGGAATGTTCGTCTGCGGTATCGGAATCGCCTGCAACCTTCGCGGCCGCCACGACGCCCGTTGCGGCCGCCACGCCGACCAGGTCCTTGCCCAGCTCATCGACCACCGATTCATCGGAGTCGTCACGCGGCCGGCCCGCCAAGGTGGCCGGATCCTCACGGCCCTTGGGTGCCAACATGACGTAGACGACGGCGCCGATGAACACGAAAGTCGAGGTGAAGGTGTTGATGCGGATGCCGGCCAAATGTGTGGCGGCGTCGCTGCGCATGAGCTCCACCCAGAACCGACCCACGCAGTAGCCGGCCACGTACAGCGCGAACAACCGGCCGTGGCCGATCCGGAACCTGCGGTCGACCCAGATCAACAGGGCGAAAATCAGCAGGTTCCACAGCAACTCGTAGAGAAAGGTGGGGTGCACGACCGCCAGCACGGTGCCATTGGAGACGCCGTTGAGTTGATCGGGCAGACCGGCGGCGTTGCGCCGATCGTAGATCTCCAGGCCCCACGGCACCGACGTCACACGGCCGTAGAGCTCTTGGTTGAAGTAGTTGCCGAAGCGGCCGATCGCCTGTGCGAGGACGATCCCCGGGGCGATGGCATCGCCGAACGCAGGCAACGGGATTCCGCGCCGACGGCAGGCGATCCAGGCGCCGACCGCGCCGAGTGCGACGGCACCCCAGATGCCGAGGCCGCCCTCCCAGACCTGGAACGCCGCGGCCAGGCCTTTGCCTTCGGGGCCGAAGTAGGTGCGCCAGTCGGTCATGACGTGGTAAAGCCGACCGCCGACGAGGCCGAAAGGCACGGCCCACAGCGCGATGTCGTAGATCACGCCCGGCTCGCCGCCGCGCGCCGCCCACCGCCTGTCACCGATGATCAGTGCCGCGACGATTCCGGCGATGATGCACAGGGCATACGCGCGGATCGGTACCGGCCCCAGATGCCAGACGCCCTGTGACGGGCTGGGCAGGTACGCGAGGACGGTTGTGGTCAAGCCGAAATCCTTTGCCGAACACCGGTGGCCAGTTCTTCGGTGAGCGTGCGGACGGAGTCGAGCCCGTTCTGCAGAGCAGAGACAAGGGCCGATCCGACGATCACGCCGTCAGCGAAGGCCCCGATTTCGGCCGCCTGCTGCCCGGACCGTACGCCGAGGCCGACGCCGACCGGGATGTCCGAGATCTCCTTCACCCGGCTCACCAACTCGGGCGCTGCGCTCGAGACCGCGTCGCGGGCACCGGTGACGCCCATGGTCGATGCGGCATAGATGAAGCCGCGGGAGGCCTGCACGGTGGCCGCCAACCGCTGCGGGGTCGACGACGGTGCCACCAGGAAAATCCGATCGAGTTGATGGGCATCCGAGGCCGCAAGCCAATCGTCGGCCTCTTCCGGAATGAGGTCGGGGGTGATCAGACCGTAGCCGCCTGCCGACGCCAGATCACGTGCGAAAGTGTCAACTCCCTTGCGCAGCACAGGATTCCAGTACGTCATCACGACCGCGCGGCCACCGGCATTGCTGATCGCCTCGACAGCGGCGAGAGTGTCGCGCACCCGGACTCCCCCGGCCAGCGCGGTCTCGGTCGCCGCAGCGATGGTCGGCCCGTCCATGCCCGGATCCGAGTACGGCACACCGACTTCCACCAGATCGCAACCGGATTCGACCAGCGCGGTCATCGCCGCGATGGACGTCGCCACATCGGGGAAACCGGTTGGCAGGTAGCCGATCAGGGCTGCCCGTCCTTCCGCTCGGCACCCGTCGAACAGTTCCGCCAACCGGCTCATCAGGCGCCTCCCTCATCAAGCAGGCCGAACCACTTGGCCGCCGTTTCCACGTCCTTGTCACCGCGACCGGAGACGTTGACCAGGATGATCGCCCCGTTGCCGAGTTCCCTGCCGAGCTTGAGCGCCCCGGCCACGGCGTGCGCCGATTCGATGGCCGGGATGATGCCCTCGGTCCGACACAACAACGAGAACGCATCCATCGCCTCGGTGTCGGTGATCGGCAGATACTCGGCCCGGCCGGTGTCCTTCAGGTAGGCGTGCTCGGGGCCGACGCCCGGGTAGTCCAGGCCGGCCGAGATCGAGTGGGACTCGATGGTCTGACCGTCCTCATCCTGCAGCAGGTAGGAGAACGAACCCTGGAACGCACCCGGCGACCCACCGGAGAAGGTCGCGGCGTGCCGTCCCGTTTCGACACCGTCACCGGCCGCCTCGAAGCCGACCAGTCGCACGCCGGGATCATCGATGAACGCGTGGAAGATGCCGATGGCGTTCGATCCGCCACCCACGCACGCGGTCACGGCGTCGGGCAGCCGCCCGGCCTGATCCTGGATCTGCGCACGCGCCTCCAACCCGACGACGCGCTGGAAGTCGCGCACCATGAGTGGGAAGGGGTGCGGGCCTGCCGCGGTCCCGAAGCAGTAGTAGGTCTCGTCGGCGTTGGTGACCCAGTCGCGGAATGCTTCGTTGATCGCATCCTTGAGAGTCTTCGACCCGGCCTCCACGGAGACCACCGTGGCGCCGAGCAGCCGCATCCGCGCCACGTTCAGCGCCTGGCGTTGTGTGTCGACGGCACCCATGTAGATCACGCACTCGAGGCCGAGCAGGGCGCAGGCCGTCGCGGTCGCGACACCGTGCTGGCCCGCGCCGGTCTCGGCGATCACCCGGGTCTTGCCCATCTGACGAGCCAGCAGCGCCTGCCCGAGAACATTGTTGATTTTGTGAGAACCGGTGTGGTTCAAGTCTTCCCGCTTGAGGAAGAGCCGAGCCCCGCCCGCATGCTCCGAAAGCCGAGCGGCCTCGTACAGCGGCGACGGCCGCCCGGTGTAGTGCCGTTGCAGCCGGTCGAGCTCGTCGAGGAAGGCCTGATCGCCGCGGGCCTTCTCGTAGGCCGCGGTGACTTCCTCGATCACCGCCATCAAGGCTTCCGGCACGAGCCGGCCACCGTAAGAACCGAAGTGGCCTCGGGCGTCGGGATCATGGACCGTGGGTTCGGCCACGGCTGCGCTGGACCGCGGCAGCTCGGGACCGGCGATATCCGCCATCAGTGTGCCTCTTCGTGCCAGCGGCTCATTGCCGATTCAACGAGCCGGTTTCGGGCAGGACGGGTGGGTACCCGCGGTCACCAGATCGGCCACCGCGCCGCGGGGGTCACCACTGGTGACGAGCCCCTCACCGACGAGGACGGCATCTGCGCCCGCGCCGGCGTACGCCAGAAGATCCGCCGTTCCGCGGACTCCGGATTCGGCGATCCGGATGACGTTGCTGGGCAGCCCCGGCGCGATGCGCGCGAAGCAGTCCCGATCGACCTCCAGGGTCTTGAGATCCCGTGCGTTGACGCCGATCACGCGCGCGCCGGCCTGCAGGGCACGGTCGGCTTCCTCTTCGGTGTGGACCTCGACCAGAGCCGTCATACCCAGCGACTCGGTGCGCTCCAACAAAGACTCGAGCACGGGCTGTTCGAGCGCTGCGACGATGAGCAGCAGCATGTCCGCTCCGTGCGCACGGGCCTCATGGATCTGATACGGCTTGACGATGAAGTCCTTGCGCAACACGGGAATTGAGACCGCGGCCCGCACCGTGTCCAGATCTGCCAACGAGCCGTGGAACCGGCGCTCCTCGGTGAGCACGCTGATCACCCGGGCGCCGCCATCCTCGTAGGCGCGGGCCAACTGCGCCGGGTCTGCGATGTTGGCCAGCGCCCCGCGGGACGGGCTGGCACGTTTCACCTCGGCGATGACGCCGATCCCGGGTTCGCGCAACGCTGCCATCACGTCCAGTGGTGCGGGTGCATCCAGGGCGCGCGCCTTGATTTCCTCAAGGCTTATGACGGCCTCGCGAGCCGCAACGTCGGCGCGGACTCCTTCGATGATGGAGTCGAGCACAGTGGCCGAACTCATCGCCGTCGATTCCTTTCCGGTGCGCCCGGGACGATCCCGGTGGACCTCACTCGAAGGGTAGTCGCCGCCACACCTTCTGCTGTCACCGACCCTTGTTGTCCGGATCGGACTGCTCGCCGTTCTGCCCGCCCGTCGGATCGTGCCCCTCGTCGAGCGCGTCCCAGATCATCCGTTCGGACATTGGGGCGTCGGCGTTCTCGCCCTGCGCGGCGGCGCGGCGAGCCCCCGGCGCGGCATAGCGCGACGCTACCGCGCGTGCTCCGCTCGCCGAGCGCATGAGCAGCACCGCGCCGGCGAGTGCGCACACGGCGGCAACCAATGTCAGCACGGCGCCGCCGTAGTACTGATGGGTTCCGGTCAGTTGCGCCACCGGCACCAGGGCCAGGTCCGCGGCCCGCACGGCGACGTCCTTGGCAACCCACAAGCTGATTCCCAGATAACCCATACCAGCGCTGGCCACGGCGACCAGCAGGGCCAGCAGCCGCAACAGCCAGCCCCGCACCGCCAGAACCGCGACGGCGGCCGCCAGCACCACCAGCGCGAGCGGGATCAACGCCGTGGACCACATGGCACCTGTCAGCACGGTGTTCTTGGGCTGTCCCAGCCCATCGAACGACGACACCTGCACCCACGACATCCGCGACGCGCCCCACAGGGCCAGGGCCGCGGCCACGAGCAGAACCTGCGCGATCCGCATCATGGTTCGGTGAGCGTGTCGGCGGCGGCAATCGCGTTGAGCACCGCTTTGGCCTTGTTCGCCGACTCGTTGTACTCGTAGGGACCGTTGGAGTCCGCCACGACTCCCCCGCCCGCCTGCACGTAGGCGGTGCCGTTGCGCATCAGGGCCGTGCGGATGGCGATGGCGAAGTCGGCGTTGCCTGCGAAGTCGAGATAGCCGAGCACACCGCCGTACAGGCCGCGCCGCGTCTTCTCGACCTCCTCGATCAACTCCATGGCCCGCACCTTGGGCGCCCCCGAAAGGGTCCCGGCCGGGAAGCAGGCGGTCACCGCGTCGAGTGCGGTCTTGCCGTCCGCGAGTTCGCCGGTGACCGTGGACACCAGATGCATGACATGGCTGTATCGCTCGATGTGGCTGTAGTCCTCGACCCGCACGGTGCCGGGCTGGCACACGCGGCCCAGGTCGTTGCGGCCGAGATCGACCAGCATCAGGTGCTCGGCACGTTCCTTGTCGTCGGCCAGCAGCTCCTTCTCCAACAGCACGTCCTCTTCGTCGGTGGCGCCGCGCCAGCGGGTGCCCGCGATGGGATGGGTGGTGGCCCGCCCGTCGGTGACGGTGACCAGGGCCTCCGGACTGGAACCGACGACCGAAAAGTCCAGTCC
It encodes the following:
- the trpA gene encoding tryptophan synthase subunit alpha; protein product: MSRLAELFDGCRAEGRAALIGYLPTGFPDVATSIAAMTALVESGCDLVEVGVPYSDPGMDGPTIAAATETALAGGVRVRDTLAAVEAISNAGGRAVVMTYWNPVLRKGVDTFARDLASAGGYGLITPDLIPEEADDWLAASDAHQLDRIFLVAPSSTPQRLAATVQASRGFIYAASTMGVTGARDAVSSAAPELVSRVKEISDIPVGVGLGVRSGQQAAEIGAFADGVIVGSALVSALQNGLDSVRTLTEELATGVRQRISA
- the lgt gene encoding prolipoprotein diacylglyceryl transferase; the encoded protein is MTTTVLAYLPSPSQGVWHLGPVPIRAYALCIIAGIVAALIIGDRRWAARGGEPGVIYDIALWAVPFGLVGGRLYHVMTDWRTYFGPEGKGLAAAFQVWEGGLGIWGAVALGAVGAWIACRRRGIPLPAFGDAIAPGIVLAQAIGRFGNYFNQELYGRVTSVPWGLEIYDRRNAAGLPDQLNGVSNGTVLAVVHPTFLYELLWNLLIFALLIWVDRRFRIGHGRLFALYVAGYCVGRFWVELMRSDAATHLAGIRINTFTSTFVFIGAVVYVMLAPKGREDPATLAGRPRDDSDESVVDELGKDLVGVAAATGVVAAAKVAGDSDTADEHSEDMHPDAVAEDEGADAAAAVELKAIAPHTDEAPAEEAAASADESSDTDEADEESAEAEPAVEPVDEEAVDTAAESTDDSEPVAELEEPESEVSESEADSEQDDTETETAAQAEPEAAESDAEPSAEPDGNEAEDEAAAEAVTDEAEPTDADAPEPEGDSEQDETETAEPDAEAAESNGEPVAEAEETESEVSESEADSEQDDTEAEPAAQAEPEPETSESDAEPETTATEDEASAEALTDEPEPTDAEGETAESEADSEQDVTDVEPAAEAEPEPETSEPDAEPETSTTEDEASADAGADEPETSEADTAEPEGETGAEAAEVEAEPAAEAEADEDAEAGEPEAEPSAEPDATEDESSAEAVSDEPAKPETEASESERETEPSDEPDTAEAEGEAATEADETAEPETADTDDAESGAATEAVDSEDTDAATEDVESDAAEDESAKDAPSKDAAATPSTPAAPAPAPQRRRWWRRRR
- the trpC gene encoding indole-3-glycerol phosphate synthase TrpC → MSSATVLDSIIEGVRADVAAREAVISLEEIKARALDAPAPLDVMAALREPGIGVIAEVKRASPSRGALANIADPAQLARAYEDGGARVISVLTEERRFHGSLADLDTVRAAVSIPVLRKDFIVKPYQIHEARAHGADMLLLIVAALEQPVLESLLERTESLGMTALVEVHTEEEADRALQAGARVIGVNARDLKTLEVDRDCFARIAPGLPSNVIRIAESGVRGTADLLAYAGAGADAVLVGEGLVTSGDPRGAVADLVTAGTHPSCPKPAR
- a CDS encoding TIGR02234 family membrane protein, yielding MMRIAQVLLVAAALALWGASRMSWVQVSSFDGLGQPKNTVLTGAMWSTALIPLALVVLAAAVAVLAVRGWLLRLLALLVAVASAGMGYLGISLWVAKDVAVRAADLALVPVAQLTGTHQYYGGAVLTLVAAVCALAGAVLLMRSASGARAVASRYAAPGARRAAAQGENADAPMSERMIWDALDEGHDPTGGQNGEQSDPDNKGR
- a CDS encoding DUF2752 domain-containing protein yields the protein MAPNSGLSTTSTRYGALGAGVMLTGALAYTAVADPHRPGFLFPPCPFKLMTGWNCPACGGLRMTHDVLHGDLGAAVVDNAFALVGLPLLAAWILVRWRLGKPVFPAPAVATILVAAVIWTVVRNLPGFPLTPTFIGM
- the trpB gene encoding tryptophan synthase subunit beta, with the protein product MADIAGPELPRSSAAVAEPTVHDPDARGHFGSYGGRLVPEALMAVIEEVTAAYEKARGDQAFLDELDRLQRHYTGRPSPLYEAARLSEHAGGARLFLKREDLNHTGSHKINNVLGQALLARQMGKTRVIAETGAGQHGVATATACALLGLECVIYMGAVDTQRQALNVARMRLLGATVVSVEAGSKTLKDAINEAFRDWVTNADETYYCFGTAAGPHPFPLMVRDFQRVVGLEARAQIQDQAGRLPDAVTACVGGGSNAIGIFHAFIDDPGVRLVGFEAAGDGVETGRHAATFSGGSPGAFQGSFSYLLQDEDGQTIESHSISAGLDYPGVGPEHAYLKDTGRAEYLPITDTEAMDAFSLLCRTEGIIPAIESAHAVAGALKLGRELGNGAIILVNVSGRGDKDVETAAKWFGLLDEGGA
- a CDS encoding NINE protein encodes the protein MTDRPEYGAGAEGSVPPFPPPAGYPPPPPGYGPPPGYPPPGYGQPNGYYPPPAYVDPSAPYGRHPLTGEPFSDKSKVTAGLLQLLGFFGLVGIGRIYIGDTTMGVIQLVVGILTCGIGAWIWGVIDAILIFTDKVRDTNGRPLRDGT